In the Plasmodium yoelii strain 17X genome assembly, chromosome: 3 genome, one interval contains:
- a CDS encoding ATP-dependent RNA helicase UAP56, putative, with the protein MAAIDHNVQDELVDYEDDDNMLDNKDVKGDIGGNLLNNNNKGVNDSGAMRGSYATVHTGGFKDFFLKPELLRAISESGFEHPSEVQQETIPAAITGTDILCQAKSGMGKTAVFVLSILQQLETNDSKDIKEEKDMNNANGDMNQNSGSQNKYVRCLGIAHTRELAYQIKNEFDRFSKYLKNVRCEVVYGGISMNKHVVLFKGNNIPHIIIGTPGRILALIREKYMLTDKIQHFVLDECDKCLERLDMRGDVQKIFISTPLKKQVMFFSATMAKEMRDVCKKFLQNPVEIFIDDEAKLKLHGLLQHYVKLQEKDKTRKLIEILDALEFNQVIIFVKSVTRAITLDKLLTECNFPSISIHGGLNQEERIERYDKFKKFENRILVSTDLFGRGIDIERINIVINYDMPENSDSYLHRVGRAGRFGTKGLAITFVSSQEDTLALNEVQTRFEVAISEMPNKIDCNEYINQ; encoded by the exons ATGGCTGCAATAGATCATAATGTTCAAGATGAGTTAGTAGATTACGAAGATGATGATAACATGTTAGATAATAAGGATGTCAAAGGTGACATCGGAGGTAACCTTTTAAACAACAATAATAAAGGAGTTAATGACAGTGGTGCTATGAGAGGTAGTTATGCTACTGTTCATACTGGAGGGTTtaaagatttttttttaaaaccaGAATTATTAAGAGCAATTAGCGAAAGTGGATTTGAACATCCATCTGAGGTACAACAAGAAACTATACCAGCAGCAATAACAG GTACCGATATTTTATGTCAAGCAAAGAGTGGTATGGGAAAAACTGCTGTTTTCGTTTTATCAATTTTACAACAACTTGAAACTAATGATAGCAAAGatataaaagaagaaaaGGATATGAACAATGCTAATGGAGATATGAATCAGAATAGCGGTtctcaaaataaatatgttagaTGTTTAGGTATAGCACATACTCGTGAATTAGcttatcaaataaaaaacgaATTTGATAGATTTagcaaatatttaaaaaatgttagatgtgAAGTTGTTTATGGTGGTATATCTATGAATAAGCATGTAGTCTTATTCAAAGGAAATAATATACCTCATATAATTATTGGTACACCTGGTCGTATATTAGCATTAATtagagaaaaatatatgttaacaGATAAGATTCAACATTTTGTTTTAGATGAATGTGATAAATGTTTAGAAAGATTAGATATGAGAGGGGATGTAcagaaaatttttatttctactCCTTTAAAAAAACAAGTTATGTTTTTTTCAGCAACTATGGCAAAAGAAATGAGAGATGTATGCAAAAAGTTTTTACAAAACCCTGTAGAAATATTTATTGATGATGAAGCTAAGTTAAAATTACACGGGCTATTACAACATTATGTTAAATTACaagaaaaagataaaacAAGAAAATTAATAGAAATATTAGATGCTTTAGAATTTAATCAagttataatttttgttaaatcTGTTACAAGAGCTATCACACTAGACAAATTATTAACAGAGTGCAATTTCCCATCCATATCTATACATGGTGGTTTAAATCAAGAAGAAAGAATTGAAAGatatgataaatttaaaaagttTGAAAACAGAATATTAGTATCCACTGATTTATTTGGAAGAGGTATTGATATTGAAAGAATAAACATCGTTATTAATTATGATATGCCAGAAAATTCAGATTCTTATTTACACAGAGTTGGAAGAGCTGGAAGATTTGGTACAAAAGGTTTAGCTATTACTTTTGTATCTTCTCAAGAAGATACATTAGCCTTAAATGAAGTACAAACCAGATTTGAGGTAGCTATTTCTGAAATGCCAAATAAAATAGATTGTAACGAATATATTAACCAGTAA
- a CDS encoding monocarboxylate transporter, putative — translation MKKGRNSQASTYRLILGGFLIHCTLGSIYCFSNISAYVISYMKIIGCSNVKYKDSSWIYVLTLIFQCFFGFFGGILNQNLGPQISVLLGGWLMCLGILLSYFTVFNFYLFLLTYGILCGIGCGIAYPIPLSVAVKKHYDYKGVISGIIFIGRGLSVFLICPLQNYYINKYNYMPDYTPEFENTDDKYFSNLDILNKVPYLFIYEGIFFALIQLIGAYLISDSNDTTKEFMTFNDKASKILYFDEKGFTNKNNIISNSFETLSNTSNFSFRESNNTFINREFILIWLMIFFNWQAISYTQVFWKIFGLNYLYIDDRYLSILGAISSIFNIFGRIFWGFICDLTSFKVALILMSILMSFLTVTLTLSGFYGKITYSIWVCLIFFCHAGTFSIFPSITAHIFGTKKFGPVFGLLFTARAFSSVINAMISAAILNNIGNIAMCAIVSISSFISIMLALVF, via the exons atgaaaaaagggAGAAATTCACAAGCATCAACATATAGACTAATTTTAGGAGGCTTTTTAATACATTGTACATTAGGTagtatatattgtttttcgAACATAAGTGCTTATGTAATATCttatatgaaaattataGGATGTTCCAATGTTAAATATAAGGATAGTAGCTGGATATATGTACTCACATTAATATTTCAGTGTTTTTTTGGATTTTTTGGGGGaattttaaatcaaaatttaGGCCCACAAATTAGTGTCTTGTTGGGTGGGTGGTTAATGTGTTTGggaatattattatcatattttactgtatttaatttttatttatttttattaacttaTGGAATACTTTGTGGAATTGGTTGTGGAATTGCATATCCAATTCCATTGTCTGTTGCAGTAAAGAAACACTATGATTATAAGGGCGTG ATAAGTGGAATCATTTTCATAGGAAGAGGATTGTCTGTTTTTCTTATCTGTCctttacaaaattattacattaataaatataattatatgccTGATTATACCCCCGAATTTGAAAACACAgatgataaatatttcaGTAATTTAGATATACTAAATAAAGtaccatatttatttatatatgaaggTATATTTTTTGCTTTAATTCAACTTATTGGGGCATATTTAATTTCTGATTCAAATGATACAACAAAAGAATTTATGACATTTAATGATAAAGCAAGtaaaattttgtattttgATGAAAAGGGTTttactaataaaaataatataatatctaATTCATTTGAAACTTTATCAAACACAtcaaatttttcttttagAGAATctaataatacatttattaATCGAGagtttatattaatttggttaatgatttttttcaattgGCAAGCTATTTCATATACTCAAGTTTTTTGGAAAATATTTggattaaattatttatatattgatGATAGATATTTATCCATACTAGGAGCTATTTCatcaatttttaatatttttggaAGAATTTTTTGGGGATTTATATGTGATTTAACAAGCTTTAAAGTTGCTTTAATATTAATGAGTATATTAATGAGCTTTCTAACTGTTACTTTGACATTATCAGGATTTTATGGAAAAATAACATATTCCATTTGGGTCtgtcttatttttttttgccaTGCAGGaacattttcaatttttccATCCATTACTGCACACATATTTGGAACAAAAAAATTTGGTCCAGTTTTTGGACTTCTTTTTACTGCTAGGGCCTTTTCTAGTGTTATTAATGCAATGATTTCAGCAGCAATATTAAACAATATTGGAAATATTGCCATGTGTGCAATAGTATCTATTTCCTCCTTTATCAGTATTATGCTCGCCTtagttttttaa
- a CDS encoding 60S ribosomal protein L37ae, putative, translating into MSRRTKKVGLTGKYGTRYGSSLRKQIKKIELMQHAKYLCSFCGKTATKRTCVGIWECKKCKRKTCGGAWSLTTPAAVAAKSTIIRLRKQKEEAHKS; encoded by the exons atgtcaAGAAGAACTAAAAAG GTCGGTTTAACTGGGAAATACGGAACAAGATACGGATCTTCCCTCcgtaaacaaataaaaaaaatagaattaaTGCAACATGCAAAATATCTATGCTCTTTTTGCGGAAAG ACCGCCACAAAAAGAACATGTGTTGGAATATGGGAATGCAAAAAATGCAAAAGAAAAACATGTGGAGGAGCATGGAGCTTAACTACCCCAGCAGCAGTTGCAGCAAAATCAACAATTATTAGATTAAGGAAACAAAAAGAAGAAGCACATAAATcataa
- a CDS encoding 50S ribosomal protein L33, putative: MLFLSNIFFRSKSKRIHVNLVSSCASNYIYSTYISPSKSKFRMSLRKHDPIVNRHVMFYQKHMKSKSKKKLTLHGINYARFTGKNKNLRPLLKRVEKSYLYGKFNKLIDSTYRSLPRMS; encoded by the exons atgctttttttaagtaatatatttttccgtTCGAAGAGTAAAAGAATTCATGTTAATTTAGTATCATCATGTGCAagtaattatatttattcaacTTATATTTCTCCATCAAAATCAAAGTTTAGAATGTCTTTAAGGAAGCATGACCCGATTGTAAATCGACATGT AATGTTTTACCAGAAACACATGAAAtcaaaatcaaaaaaaaaactcacACTTCATGGAATTAATTATGCCCGTTTTAcag ggaaaaataaaaatttaagacCGCTTTTAAAAAGAGTTGAAAAATCGTATCTTTATGGGAAATTTAACAAATTAATAGACAGTACATACAG GAGCCTTCCAAGAATgagttaa
- a CDS encoding protein translocase SEC61 complex subunit gamma: MLNNVKIPEFVTDEEHPIGYIVTSIHDFVNDSVRLVRKCTKPSKKEYTNIVCACTIGFLIMGLIGYTIKLVFIPINNIFVGSY; encoded by the coding sequence ATGTTGAACAACGTTAAAATTCCCGAATTCGTAACCGATGAAGAACACCCGATTGGATATATTGTAACCAGCATTCATGATTTTGTGAATGATAGTGTTAGATTAGTAAGAAAATGTACAAAACCAAGTAAAAAggaatatacaaatattgTATGTGCATGTACGATTGGATTTTTAATTATGGGACTTATTGGATATACAATAAAATTAGTATTTATTCCgatcaataatatatttgttggCTCCTATTAA